A window of the Desulfobacula toluolica Tol2 genome harbors these coding sequences:
- a CDS encoding type II toxin-antitoxin system Phd/YefM family antitoxin, producing the protein MIENYWQLQDAKNKFSNLVETAQQKGPQIVTKHGKEAVVILSIKEYKRLTKPKINLVQFFKNSPLAEEMIEFSRNKDIPRDVDL; encoded by the coding sequence ATGATTGAAAACTATTGGCAACTTCAAGATGCAAAAAACAAATTTAGCAATCTTGTTGAAACTGCGCAGCAGAAAGGTCCTCAAATTGTAACCAAACATGGTAAAGAGGCTGTAGTTATTCTTTCAATTAAAGAATATAAAAGGTTAACCAAACCCAAAATAAATTTGGTTCAATTTTTTAAAAATTCTCCTCTTGCAGAAGAAATGATTGAATTTTCGAGAAACAAAGATATTCCGAGAGATGTCGACTTATGA
- a CDS encoding type II toxin-antitoxin system VapC family toxin: MNYLLDTCVISELIKKQPNPKVVQWISNIEEASLFISVLTIGELHKGIEKLPESKKKNRLHKWVTYDLKKRFENKIIDFDLQTATIWGKIQANSELLGQTLPAIDALIASTGISHGLIVVTRNTKDMEISGVDLLNPWL, encoded by the coding sequence ATGAACTACTTATTAGACACATGTGTTATCTCAGAATTAATAAAAAAACAGCCAAACCCAAAAGTGGTTCAATGGATATCAAATATTGAAGAAGCAAGCTTATTCATAAGTGTACTCACAATAGGTGAACTTCATAAAGGAATAGAGAAATTACCAGAGAGCAAGAAAAAAAATAGACTTCACAAATGGGTTACTTATGACCTAAAAAAACGGTTTGAAAATAAAATTATTGACTTTGATCTCCAAACAGCAACTATTTGGGGTAAAATTCAAGCCAATTCAGAATTATTGGGCCAGACATTACCCGCTATTGATGCTCTTATTGCTTCTACAGGAATATCGCATGGCCTTATTGTTGTAACAAGGAATACTAAGGACATGGAAATCAGTGGGGTAGACTTGCTTAATCCCTGGTTATGA